A window from Rhizosphaericola mali encodes these proteins:
- a CDS encoding single-stranded DNA-binding protein: protein MIKLTAIGNLGRDCQTNEVNGRHVINFSIAHTERYKDQERTIWVECAYWTEKLGIAPYLKKGTTVYVEGTPDVRSFQTNDGRQGASLTLRVQSVQLVGNRNTGDGFNESSSYSNTNSESKTNIPAAPSMSESPEDDLPF from the coding sequence ATGATTAAGTTAACAGCCATTGGAAATCTGGGACGAGATTGTCAAACAAATGAAGTCAACGGAAGACACGTTATCAACTTTAGTATAGCTCATACCGAAAGATATAAGGATCAAGAAAGAACGATTTGGGTTGAATGTGCTTATTGGACCGAGAAATTAGGCATTGCTCCTTATTTAAAAAAAGGAACTACCGTCTATGTGGAAGGTACGCCTGATGTGCGTTCTTTTCAAACAAATGACGGCAGACAAGGTGCATCTCTAACACTTCGTGTACAATCAGTACAACTTGTTGGCAATAGAAATACAGGTGATGGTTTTAATGAATCTTCCTCTTATTCAAATACCAACTCCGAGTCTAAAACAAACATTCCGGCAGCACCATCGATGAGCGAATCTCCGGAAGATGATCTACCATTTTAA